The Apium graveolens cultivar Ventura chromosome 3, ASM990537v1, whole genome shotgun sequence sequence tgaaTACAGAATTGAATCTCATAAATCTCATAGCTTCATAATCTCATGCAAAACATGgatcaaaattaaaatattaatataaaatagtAAATTAGCACTTTAAACTTCATTTACACGTATACAATTATTGGTGAATGCACTAAGACTTTATGAAGGTCTAGATTCAGATCATGAATTTCATAGgttaaatatgcatgcaaatggTCAGCAGTGAGTAAATTCTCTAATTTCATAATGACATATAGACTCATTAAAGAATTGGTACAAACTCTTGAAGGTACAGAACTATCTTGGTGCCAGATGGGTGATACTAATTTGATTGATGCTTTCTGATTCACATTTGCTTGATGAAGAGTAATTCTTTTCGGGATTTCTCTCAGAGTAAAATCCGGGCTCTTTTGGAATAGGCAATTCAATTTTGCTGCTGAGCATCAGAACCACAGATGACATGCTTGGCCTATCTTCTGGATATTGTTGCACACACAATAGAGCAATTTGAATTACTCGAAACAATTCAGAGTATTTATTTGATTCCATGATCACCGGGTCAACTACTTCCAAATGCTTACCCTCATTATAGCTTCGCCAAGCCTAAAAAAAAAGATGCcattataatttttacagaatTCACTACATTGACACATAAGGAACTGGGAGGATTTTCTTAGTGTAAACGTCAAGATTAGCCATAAAAATATTCACAGTGTGTGCGTTCACTTACATGTCCAAGAAGGTTATGATTGTGATCCTGATGTTTGAAACCTCTGTTTCGCCTCCCACTTACTATCTCAAGCACCACTACGCCAAAGCTATAAACATCAGACTTAGTTGAAAATAGACCTTCAATGGCATACTCAGGAGGCATGTAACCGCTGAAAGTGAAAATTGGGTACAAGCTTAAACTTTGACCTGTAAAACACTAAtattaagtttgaaatatcataGGGAGTCTTACTAGGTTCCAACTACCCTCGTTGTGCTTGCTTCAGTTTcacttcctccaaaaattctaGCCATGCCAAAATCTGAAATTTTTGGGTTCATCTCGTAATCAAGTAAAATGTTACTCAGTTTAAGATCTCTGTGAATGATTCTTAGCCTGGAGTCCTCATGAAGGTAGAGTAGTCCCTTAGAAATCCCATTTATAATGTTGAAGCGCTTCACCCAGTCAAATAATTTGCGCAGTTCTTTATCTGTTGATTGACATTTTTGTGGTTCAGATGTAGGTTTTACTTTGATTTTGACAGATTACTTGAACAATGAATGAAGGGACTATttaatatttttcaaatttaGCATCAAAGCTTTAGCAAGGGCCTTACCAAAAAAAACGGAATCTAAACCTCTATTGGGCATATATTCATAGATCAacattctttcctcttcttcaACACAGCACCCAAGAAGCTTCACAAGATTCCGATGTTGAAGCTTAGCTATGCATGAAACTTCGTTCATAAATTCATCTATTCCTTGTCTTGAAGTGTTTGATAGCCTCTTCACAGCTATCTCTTGACCCTTGTCCAACATGCCCTAAAAATAACAAGACAAAAAAtgtaatattaatttattttattttgtgaCAAAGTCTAAACAACTGTCTTGGTGATGTGCGGTGTTTCTCGCATAAAATAAATGTTTTGAGGGCATAATAACCTTGTAAACAGGTCCAAAGCCACCCTCTCCAAGCTTATTGTTGAGCGAGAAACCATTGGTGGCTTTAGCAATTTGCATGAAGGTAAATAAAGGTAGATCCAACTCGTCCTTGTTGATTCCGTCAGTTGCATGACCATTCGATCCAAGTCTTCGAATTCCTGTACACAGGAGGAGAGCAAGATATTTGAGAAATTGCTATACAAGCAATTTTATGATCAGTTTTTATCTGAAGCAGTATTCCCATTAGCAATCTAAAGTTCAATCTGCTGGCCAGTTCCATTAAAAACAAGGAGTATTTAAGATGACTGAAGCCAAGTTCAAAACTCCTCTACCTTTTCTTTCCCGATTTCTCTTCATGAATGCATACACAAGTGACAGGATAAGTATCACTGTCATTGCTGCTAATACTGGGATTACAATGACTACCACCAGATTTCTACTAGAGCGTTTGTCTTCATCTGTGCAGCCAATATAATAAGTAATTCAGATGGTCAATGAATAGTTCAAAGGCTTAATTATAAGTTAAACCTTGAAGTATTATGCCGCGTATACATAAACCCTCGAAAGTAATAGATTAGACCGAAACATCTAtgctctttgttaataaagaaaaCACCCTTTAAATGGAACACAAGAGTACCAAATTATCAAATTTTGGTTTTTTAATATGGGTATGTGCCATGTGGTTCGCACAGGTTAATGACTTGTCTTATGTAATATGCTAGAGGGGCTAATGTGTTTAATGACTAGTATTATCTAATATAGTGGAGGGGCTAATGTATTTGGTGGAAAACGGACTTGCAACTTCGGAGGGAAAAAACAATTTTCTGCCCACAAAACCCTGTCTCAAATAATGACATTTCATAATAAGCTTTTGGTCAGACCAAGGTTGTAATGTTAGGGGTTGATGTGAATAAATTTTTTCTTTAAGGGTTTATGTGTAAATATTATCATAGTTCAAGGTATAAGAATACATCTTAAATCAGAAAATTTGCTATCACAACTATTAGCAGGTGTATGAAGCATCAGAAAAGTATTGCTATATAACTAAGAAAGTTACCTGACTCGGAGGCAGCCACTCGTATATATAGATCTTGTCCATCAACTGTGTAACCTCTGATGTCAGTAAGATCACCAAACCACAGCACGCATCCACTTCCACCTCCTCTGTGATCTGCATTCGAATATGCCATACAAGAGCAGTCGCTCAAGCACCGCTTTTCACATTCCTGCAGGTTTCCAGTCAAGTTATACCGTGTGAGACGTGTGTCTGGCAGTTTCACACCCGAAACCATTACAAAACCATCCCCATTCTTGCAATCTAGTTGAGTATTTCGAGCACACCCGCCAGACCAATCTGCTTCTGACCAAGCATCAGGCGAATTGGGATGAAACCATTTCATACATTCACATTTAGGTGCTTTATTAATGTTACAAACACCATTTCCACCGCACAACCCATAAGTATCGCAATCATTAACCTGTAGAGACAGATAATTTGTCCATTGCTGTTTACCTTTGTTCCATGTCTGGCGTTGTAAACGACCATCTGGAGGCAGTATGGACCTTGCAATAGCAGATTCAGAAGCATCGGTGATCTCAAACGTATAATAGACCTCCTTCTCCGATATAACATACTGAACTTTAAATATATTATTTGGTTTTATTCTTGGAATGCCACTAAATCTATCGCCAACCCATGGTCCTAACCTGTATGTAAGGTTTGGACCATTCCACAACTCGAATTGTGGCCAACCTTTAGCTTCCATCCGGTACACAAAATTACCTAAAGATGGATCATCAACGCTTTTCCATGAAGAAAGATATCTCTGCATGCCCGTGACAAAGTTTATTCCTAACTTCATCCCTGGTAGAAAATTATCAACAGGATAATCAAAGCTTTGCCATATGATGTTTTCATCATTTTTATCCCGGAAAACAAGATTTCCTGAATCTAACAGCTGGGCTATAGGATTTTTTACTGATCTTGATGAATTGGATGACCATACTTTGGTTTCATTGGCAAGTACAAGTATCCCTGTACGAGTCACAGTTACAACCCCTGAAGTATTTGTAACTGGATGATCTCTGTTAGCCACCCAGACAACTGTCCCGTTGGATATTTTCTTGTACCATATACCAAAATATCGATTCTGTGGAAGACCATCAGTATTGAAAAATCCCATTTCGAATTCTCCATGTTCTGATACAATGGTTTCTCCATCTCCTAAAGGCTGATTTGTGGTTATAGTGTCAAGTGCAGTACTACAAGTTAATAAAAATGAGAACAGAAAAGGGAAGAAAAGCATGGTGTGTGTTTCACTAGTTTCATGTATTCATCAAAAGTGTTATGTGTTATTTGACACCATTAATTTCTTATATCTACCTATCTACTAGTAGAAGATAGGAATGTTCAACATTTGACCTGGCTTTGTGACATTTAAACAGGTCAATGTTTGTTTTAACTAATGCAATTTAAATAATGTAGGGAATTtgaataaattattaattttactaTTTACTTTCAGTAATCTGATTTTGAGTCGGGTTCGATTAGGGCCgttcacgaaccgagccgagctgagttttgatcgaacagagccgagctttaattttttttctgacgaaccgagtcgagccgagctttcttatcgaacaaaaatcgtgttcgagctcgagctcgttaactaAAGAGCAGAAcacgagcttgttcgcgaacataaacgagccgagccgagccagAAAAAATTCTGGTCAACCAATGTTTGATTGTGAAAATAACTtatcaaattaatttatttatttttgaaaatttggttatatcactaaaatatatatatcttgacatccatacgatTGTATCGAgggaaaatatttttaaaaaaatcgaaacaccaattaatgactaaacactagttagtggttatagtcaaactactacttgactgttaaaataacaaaccaaataaaattatttaggtctgaaaatttggttatatcattaaaatatatttattttgacatccatacggttggatcaattagaaataattttaaacaagTCGAGATACTAAtacaggactaaacactagttactagtactagtcaaattaatgtttgactgttaaaataacaaaacaaataaaattattttgatctgtaactttggttatatcaataaaatgtatatattatgacatccatacggttggatcagtataaagtatttttaaaataatcaaaacaacgaATCAGGACTAACCACTAGTTAAGGTAATAGTCAAActaatacttgactgttaaaataacaaatcaaataaaattattttgatctgaaaatttggttatatcattgaaatatatttattttgacatccatacggttggatcaattagaaataattttaaacaagTCGAGATACTAAtacaggactaaacactagttactaGTACTAGTAAAACTAATGTTTGAATGTTAAAAtagaaaaccaaataaaattattttgatctgtaactttggttatattaataatatatatatatatatatattatgacatccatacggttggatcaatataaagtatttttaaaataatcaaaacaacaaatcaggactaaacactaattagcggtaatagtcaaactaatacttgactgttaaaataacaaaccaaataaaattattttgatttgaaactttggttatatcattaaaatatatttattttgacatccatacagttggatcaattagaaataattttaaataaatcgaGACAACAATACAAGAGTAAACATTAGTTACCAagactagtcaaactaatgtttgactattaaaatagcaaaccaaataaaattattttgatctaaaattttggttatatcaataaaatatatattttacgacatccatacagttggatcaattagaaataattttaaataaaccGAGACGCCAATACAAGACTAAACATTAGTTACCAagactagtcaaactaatgtttgactattaaaatagcaaaccaaataaaattattttgatctaaaacttttgttatattaataaaatatatattttatgacatccatacggttggatcgatataaagtatttttaaataatcgaaacaacaaatctggaataaacactagttaacGTTAacagtcaaactaatgtttgaccaTAAAATAGGAAATCAAATAAAATTGTTTTTGAtgtgaaactttggttatatcattaaaatatatattttatgacatccatacggttggatcgatgaaaaatattttaaaaaaaatctttactaaaatataattatgaagccacattttaaaattagaaattaaaatataaaatttttaaatcacgtcaaaatatatcacatatggtatgcaaaatGATCGTTGGAAGATAAaaaaaaatacagtgaagtcggatttttttttaaaaaaaatcatacctatataaaaatatttaggatatatcaaatttttttttgaattttaacgagcgagttcgagccgagccgagctcgagccgaacaacccaaagctcggctcgagctcgattTGCTTAACGAACACATTTTTCTGTTCTAGCTTGAGCTCGAGTTCGTTAACGACCCGAACAGAACGAGCTCTTAACGAGCCGAACTCAAGTTTGTTCACGAAcagctcggttcgtgaacagccctAGGTTCAATTCTATGTAATCACGCAATATTAATTTATTACTAGTAATTAAACAGGTCGAAAGCCGCCCATCTCTTCAAGCTTATTGTTCTTAAGGGGAGGTCATTGGTGGCTTTAGCAAAGTTATCAAGAAATGAGAATAAAAAATAGAAGAAAAGCATGGTGTGTTTCATTTGTTTCATTAGTAAATGCTAATCCTCTGACCCTCTACTTTCATGTATTCAAATTTCAAATGATGCACTGCACCACCAATATAGGAAGACTCAACAGTTGACCTGTCTTAGTCTCTGACAGCAAGGTCGACCCCCCAACGCTCTGCTCAATCTTTGATTTACCGCAAGAAATTCAAGAAATTGACTTATAAATTATATCTTagaaattttattattttattattgcCTCATTTAAATTACTAATATGATTGTAAAGCAAACCAAGTTAGCTCAACTACACAAATTTGTTTATGATTTTAAGTTGTTTACATTCAAAAGTTTGTGCTTAAATATTTAAGTTTgcttatttttattattttttgtaatttatgaattattaaaaatataaatatgaaattaatttatatatatctatataaattataattataacttttatcaataaaattaCATAACTCTAAGTTAATAAGAAAAGGTTCCTCTAATCAATTTCTGACATTAAACTTTTTTTTTACTTAAAGTCATTTTTTGACTTATTACATTAATATATATAGAAAAAtaatcaaatacaaactaaaattaaaatagaaactatgAACCAATCTAAACCATTAAATCTACATAATCTAATGGTCTCCCTAAATCACCCCACCCTACTACTCTGCACTCTCCCACACCCAATTTCCGatttcccctccgtttttaatttaatttttcccgtcaaatcgtaagttttttttaaaatccgatttcactatatttttctacatctctgaacgatcgatttgcataccatatgtgttatatttcgaattagttttttaaaaaaattatatgatTTATAATTTCTATTCTAAATTGGTTAGCCCctacatatatattttaattttgaagTCAATTTGTATAATTTTTATTTGTGAAAATAAGCTAGTTACTTTAGAAGAAAGAACGGCAATTATATTATTTATCTGAATTAAGTTACTTCATATTTGGCATATGAGAATTGAGAAATAGTAAACCCCTTATAATTAATTAGTTCCAAAAAAATACTATGTGAATGTGAAATTTTTTCAAACATGCTTTTACTCGCTTTTAGTCCTTTGAAGACTTGGCTCTAAAGCTTTTGAATCTCTGCCTCTCAATCTCTCGTCAACTTTTTTGTTTTTCTCCGTGTCCGTCCCAATTCCAAATTAGAGGCTGAGAGCCTGAGACGTCTATTTATGTTTGACGACCAAGGGGAGCCAAACAAAATGAAAAGATGAGAAGAAAAAAAGGTTTAgctattattatttaatttttacaCGATTCACCCACTGTACTTGTATTACGGTCGAATTAATTTATTtagataattttaaaaaattataatagtACAAGTATCATATCAAAATTTTaagataattttaaaaaattataatagtACAAGTATCATATCAAAATTTTAAGTTTTACTCAAATAATCTAACTCAAACTATTGAGTACGATATTTGtgttataattataat is a genomic window containing:
- the LOC141712307 gene encoding G-type lectin S-receptor-like serine/threonine-protein kinase At4g27290 isoform X2; its protein translation is MLFFPFLFSFLLTCSTALDTITTNQPLGDGETIVSEHGEFEMGFFNTDGLPQNRYFGIWYKKISNGTVVWVANRDHPVTNTSGVVTVTRTGILVLANETKVWSSNSSRSVKNPIAQLLDSGNLVFRDKNDENIIWQSFDYPVDNFLPGMKLGINFVTGMQRYLSSWKSVDDPSLGNFVYRMEAKGWPQFELWNGPNLTYRLGPWVGDRFSGIPRIKPNNIFKVQYVISEKEVYYTFEITDASESAIARSILPPDGRLQRQTWNKGKQQWTNYLSLQVNDCDTYGLCGGNGVCNINKAPKCECMKWFHPNSPDAWSEADWSGGCARNTQLDCKNGDGFVMVSGVKLPDTRLTRYNLTGNLQECEKRCLSDCSCMAYSNADHRGGGSGCVLWFGDLTDIRGYTVDGQDLYIRVAASESGIRRLGSNGHATDGINKDELDLPLFTFMQIAKATNGFSLNNKLGEGGFGPVYKGMLDKGQEIAVKRLSNTSRQGIDEFMNEVSCIAKLQHRNLVKLLGCCVEEEERMLIYEYMPNRGLDSVFFDKELRKLFDWVKRFNIINGISKGLLYLHEDSRLRIIHRDLKLSNILLDYEMNPKISDFGMARIFGGSETEASTTRVVGTYGYMPPEYAIEGLFSTKSDVYSFGVVVLEIVSGRRNRGFKHQDHNHNLLGHAWRSYNEGKHLEVVDPVIMESNKYSELFRVIQIALLCVQQYPEDRPSMSSVVLMLSSKIELPIPKEPGFYSERNPEKNYSSSSKCESESINQISITHLAPR
- the LOC141712307 gene encoding G-type lectin S-receptor-like serine/threonine-protein kinase At4g27290 isoform X1 produces the protein MLFFPFLFSFLLTCSTALDTITTNQPLGDGETIVSEHGEFEMGFFNTDGLPQNRYFGIWYKKISNGTVVWVANRDHPVTNTSGVVTVTRTGILVLANETKVWSSNSSRSVKNPIAQLLDSGNLVFRDKNDENIIWQSFDYPVDNFLPGMKLGINFVTGMQRYLSSWKSVDDPSLGNFVYRMEAKGWPQFELWNGPNLTYRLGPWVGDRFSGIPRIKPNNIFKVQYVISEKEVYYTFEITDASESAIARSILPPDGRLQRQTWNKGKQQWTNYLSLQVNDCDTYGLCGGNGVCNINKAPKCECMKWFHPNSPDAWSEADWSGGCARNTQLDCKNGDGFVMVSGVKLPDTRLTRYNLTGNLQECEKRCLSDCSCMAYSNADHRGGGSGCVLWFGDLTDIRGYTVDGQDLYIRVAASESDEDKRSSRNLVVVIVIPVLAAMTVILILSLVYAFMKRNRERKGIRRLGSNGHATDGINKDELDLPLFTFMQIAKATNGFSLNNKLGEGGFGPVYKGMLDKGQEIAVKRLSNTSRQGIDEFMNEVSCIAKLQHRNLVKLLGCCVEEEERMLIYEYMPNRGLDSVFFDKELRKLFDWVKRFNIINGISKGLLYLHEDSRLRIIHRDLKLSNILLDYEMNPKISDFGMARIFGGSETEASTTRVVGTYGYMPPEYAIEGLFSTKSDVYSFGVVVLEIVSGRRNRGFKHQDHNHNLLGHAWRSYNEGKHLEVVDPVIMESNKYSELFRVIQIALLCVQQYPEDRPSMSSVVLMLSSKIELPIPKEPGFYSERNPEKNYSSSSKCESESINQISITHLAPR